Proteins from a single region of Macaca fascicularis isolate 582-1 chromosome 5, T2T-MFA8v1.1:
- the ACSL1 gene encoding long-chain-fatty-acid--CoA ligase 1 isoform X2: MQAHELFRYFRMPELVDFRQYVRTLPTNTLMGFGAFAALTTFWYATRPKALKPPCDLSMQSVEVAGSGGARRSALLDSDEPLVYFYEDVTTLYEGFQRGIQVSNNGPCLGSRKPDQPYEWLSYKQVAEMSECLGSALIQKGFTATPDQFIGIFAQNRPEWVIIEQGCFAYSMVIVPLYDTLGNEAVTYIVNKAELSLVFVDKPEKAKLLLEGVENKLTPSLKIIVLMDAYGSELVERGQKCGVEIISLKAMEDLGRANRRKPKPPAPEDLAVVCFTSGTTGNPKGALITHRNIVSDCSAFVKATEKVLPLNASDTHISFLPLAHMYEQLMKCVMLCHGAKIGFFQGDIRLLMDDLKVLQPTVFPVVPRLLNRMFDRIFGQANTTLKRWLLDFASKRKEAELRSGIIRNNSLWDRLIFHKVQSSLGGKVRLMVTGAAPVSATVLTFLRAALGCQFYEGYGQTECTAGCCLSMPGDWTAGHVGAPMPCNLIKLVDVEEMNYMAAEGEGEVCVKGPNVFQGYLKDPAKTAEALDKDGWLHTGDIGKWLPNGTLKIIDRKKHIFKLAQGEYIAPEKIENIYIRSEAIAQVFVHGESLQAFLIAIVVPDVETLRPWAQKRGFDGSFEELCRNKDVKKAILEDMVRLGKDSGLKPFEQVKGIALHPELFSIDNGLLTPTMKAKRPELRNYFRSQIDELYSTIKV; the protein is encoded by the exons GGCAGTGGTGGTGCACGAAGATCCGCACTGCTTGACAGCGACGAGCCCTTGGTGTATTTCTATGAGGATGTCACAACGTTATACGAAGGTTTCCAGAGGGGAATACAGGTGTCAA aTAATGGCCCTTGTTTAGGCTCTCGGAAACCAGACCAACCCTATGAATGGCTTTCATACAAACAG GTTGCAGAAATGTCGGAGTGCCTAGGCTCAGCGCTGATCCAGAAGGGCTTCACAGCCACCCCAGATCAGTTCATTGGCATCTTTGCTCAAAATAGACCTGAG TGGGTGATTATTGAACAAGGATGCTTTGCTTATTCGATGGTGATCGTTCCACTTTATGATACCCTTGGAAACGAAGCCGTAACGTACATAGTCAACAAAG CTGAACTCTCTCTGGTTTTTGTTGACAAGCCAGAGAAGGCCAAACTCTTACTAGAGGGTGTAGAAAATAAGTTAACACCAAGCCTTAAAATCATAGTTCTCATGGATGCCTACGGCAGTGAACTGGTAGAACGAGGCCAGAAGTGTGGGGTGGAAATCATCAGCCTGAAGGCGATGGAG GACCTGGGAAGAGCCAACAGACGGAAGCCCAAG cCTCCAGCACCTGAAGATCTTGCAGTAGTTTGTTTCACAAGTGGAACTACAG GCAACCCCAAAGGAGCACTGATCACTCATCGAAACATAGTGAGCGATTGTTCAGCTTTTGTGAAAGCAACAGAG AAAGTACTTCCCTTGAATGCCAGTGACACACACATTTCATTTTTACCACTTGCACACATGTATGAACAGCTCATGAAG TGTGTAATGCTGTGTCATGGAGCTAAAATCGGATTTTTCCAAGGAGATATCAGGCTGCTCATGGATGACCTCAAGGTGCTTCAACCCACTGTCTTCCCTGTGGTTCCAAGACTGCTGAACCGTATGTTTGACCGA ATTTTCGGACAAGCAAACACCACACTGAAGCGATGGCTCTTGGACTTTGCCTCCAAGAGGAAAGAAGCAGAGCTTCGCAGCGGCATCATCAGAAACAACAGCCTGTGGGACCGGCTGATCTTCCACAAAGTACAG TCGAGCCTGGGCGGAAAAGTCCGGCTGATGGTGACGGGAGCCGCACCGGTGTCTGCCACTGTGCTGACGTTCCTCAGAGCAGCCCTGGGCTGTCAG TTTTATGAAGGCTATGGACAGACCGAGTGCACTGCCGGGTGCTGCCTGAGCATGCCTGGAGACTGGACCGCAG GCCATGTTGGGGCCCCGATGCCGTGCAATTTGATAAAACTTGTTGATGTGGAAGAAATGAATTACATGGCTGCTGAGGGCGAGGGCGAG GTGTGTGTGAAGGGGCCAAATGTATTTCAGGGCTACCTGAAGGACCCAGCGAAAACAGCAGAAGCTTTGGACAAAGACGGCTGGTTACACACAGGGGACATTGGAAAATGGTTACCA AATGGCACCTTGAAGATTATCGACAGGAAAAAGCACATATTTAAGCTAGCACAAGGAGAATACATAGCACCTGAAAAGATTGAAAATATCTACATACGAAGTGAGGCTATTGCTCAGGTGTTTGTCCACGGAGAAAGCTTGCAG GCATTTCTCATTGCAATTGTGGTACCAGATGTCGAGACATTACGTCCCTGGGCCCAAAAGAGAGGATTTGATGGGTCCTTTGAGGAACTGTGCAGAAATAAG GATGTCAAAAAAGCTATCCTTGAAGACATGGTGAGACTTGGGAAGGATTCTGGTCTAAAACCATTTGAACAG GTCAAAGGCATTGCACTGCACCCTGAATTATTTTCTATCGACAATGGCCTTCTGACTCCAACAATGAAGGCGAAAAGGCCAGAGCTGCGGAACTATTTCAGGTCGCAGATAGATGAACTTTATTCCACTATCAAGGTTTAG
- the ACSL1 gene encoding long-chain-fatty-acid--CoA ligase 1 isoform X3 codes for MQAHELFRYFRMPELVDFRQYVRTLPTNTLMGFGAFAALTTFWYATRPKALKPPCDLSMQSVEVAGSGGARRSALLDSDEPLVYFYEDVTTLYEGFQRGIQVSNNGPCLGSRKPDQPYEWLSYKQVAEMSECLGSALIQKGFTATPDQFIGIFAQNRPEWVIIEQGCFAYSMVIVPLYDTLGNEAVTYIVNKAELSLVFVDKPEKAKLLLEGVENKLTPSLKIIVLMDAYGSELVERGQKCGVEIISLKAMEDLGRANRRKPKPPAPEDLAVVCFTSGTTGNPKGALITHRNIVSDCSAFVKATENSVNPCPDDTLISFLPLAHMFERVVEKVLPLNASDTHISFLPLAHMYEQLMKCVMLCHGAKIGFFQGDIRLLMDDLKVLQPTVFPVVPRLLNRMFDRIFGQANTTLKRWLLDFASKRKEAELRSGIIRNNSLWDRLIFHKVQSSLGGKVRLMVTGAAPVSATVLTFLRAALGCQFYEGYGQTECTAGCCLSMPGDWTAGHVGAPMPCNLIKLVDVEEMNYMAAEGEGEVCVKGPNVFQGYLKDPAKTAEALDKDGWLHTGDIGKWLPNGTLKIIDRKKHIFKLAQGEYIAPEKIENIYIRSEAIAQVFVHGESLQAFLIAIVVPDVETLRPWAQKRGFDGSFEELCRNKDVKKAILEDMVRLGKDSGLKPFEQVKGIALHPELFSIDNGLLTPTMKAKRPELRNYFRSQIDELYSTIKV; via the exons GGCAGTGGTGGTGCACGAAGATCCGCACTGCTTGACAGCGACGAGCCCTTGGTGTATTTCTATGAGGATGTCACAACGTTATACGAAGGTTTCCAGAGGGGAATACAGGTGTCAA aTAATGGCCCTTGTTTAGGCTCTCGGAAACCAGACCAACCCTATGAATGGCTTTCATACAAACAG GTTGCAGAAATGTCGGAGTGCCTAGGCTCAGCGCTGATCCAGAAGGGCTTCACAGCCACCCCAGATCAGTTCATTGGCATCTTTGCTCAAAATAGACCTGAG TGGGTGATTATTGAACAAGGATGCTTTGCTTATTCGATGGTGATCGTTCCACTTTATGATACCCTTGGAAACGAAGCCGTAACGTACATAGTCAACAAAG CTGAACTCTCTCTGGTTTTTGTTGACAAGCCAGAGAAGGCCAAACTCTTACTAGAGGGTGTAGAAAATAAGTTAACACCAAGCCTTAAAATCATAGTTCTCATGGATGCCTACGGCAGTGAACTGGTAGAACGAGGCCAGAAGTGTGGGGTGGAAATCATCAGCCTGAAGGCGATGGAG GACCTGGGAAGAGCCAACAGACGGAAGCCCAAG cCTCCAGCACCTGAAGATCTTGCAGTAGTTTGTTTCACAAGTGGAACTACAG GCAACCCCAAAGGAGCACTGATCACTCATCGAAACATAGTGAGCGATTGTTCAGCTTTTGTGAAAGCAACAGAG AATTCAGTCAATCCTTGCCCAGATGATACTTTGATATCTTTCTTGCCTCTCGCCCATATGTTTGAGAGAGTTGTAGAG AAAGTACTTCCCTTGAATGCCAGTGACACACACATTTCATTTTTACCACTTGCACACATGTATGAACAGCTCATGAAG TGTGTAATGCTGTGTCATGGAGCTAAAATCGGATTTTTCCAAGGAGATATCAGGCTGCTCATGGATGACCTCAAGGTGCTTCAACCCACTGTCTTCCCTGTGGTTCCAAGACTGCTGAACCGTATGTTTGACCGA ATTTTCGGACAAGCAAACACCACACTGAAGCGATGGCTCTTGGACTTTGCCTCCAAGAGGAAAGAAGCAGAGCTTCGCAGCGGCATCATCAGAAACAACAGCCTGTGGGACCGGCTGATCTTCCACAAAGTACAG TCGAGCCTGGGCGGAAAAGTCCGGCTGATGGTGACGGGAGCCGCACCGGTGTCTGCCACTGTGCTGACGTTCCTCAGAGCAGCCCTGGGCTGTCAG TTTTATGAAGGCTATGGACAGACCGAGTGCACTGCCGGGTGCTGCCTGAGCATGCCTGGAGACTGGACCGCAG GCCATGTTGGGGCCCCGATGCCGTGCAATTTGATAAAACTTGTTGATGTGGAAGAAATGAATTACATGGCTGCTGAGGGCGAGGGCGAG GTGTGTGTGAAGGGGCCAAATGTATTTCAGGGCTACCTGAAGGACCCAGCGAAAACAGCAGAAGCTTTGGACAAAGACGGCTGGTTACACACAGGGGACATTGGAAAATGGTTACCA AATGGCACCTTGAAGATTATCGACAGGAAAAAGCACATATTTAAGCTAGCACAAGGAGAATACATAGCACCTGAAAAGATTGAAAATATCTACATACGAAGTGAGGCTATTGCTCAGGTGTTTGTCCACGGAGAAAGCTTGCAG GCATTTCTCATTGCAATTGTGGTACCAGATGTCGAGACATTACGTCCCTGGGCCCAAAAGAGAGGATTTGATGGGTCCTTTGAGGAACTGTGCAGAAATAAG GATGTCAAAAAAGCTATCCTTGAAGACATGGTGAGACTTGGGAAGGATTCTGGTCTAAAACCATTTGAACAG GTCAAAGGCATTGCACTGCACCCTGAATTATTTTCTATCGACAATGGCCTTCTGACTCCAACAATGAAGGCGAAAAGGCCAGAGCTGCGGAACTATTTCAGGTCGCAGATAGATGAACTTTATTCCACTATCAAGGTTTAG
- the ACSL1 gene encoding long-chain-fatty-acid--CoA ligase 1 isoform X1: MQAHELFRYFRMPELVDFRQYVRTLPTNTLMGFGAFAALTTFWYATRPKALKPPCDLSMQSVEVAGSGGARRSALLDSDEPLVYFYEDVTTLYEGFQRGIQVSNNGPCLGSRKPDQPYEWLSYKQVAEMSECLGSALIQKGFTATPDQFIGIFAQNRPEWVIIEQGCFAYSMVIVPLYDTLGNEAVTYIVNKAELSLVFVDKPEKAKLLLEGVENKLTPSLKIIVLMDAYGSELVERGQKCGVEIISLKAMEDLGRANRRKPKPPAPEDLAVVCFTSGTTGNPKGALITHRNIVSDCSAFVKATENSVNPCPDDTLISFLPLAHMFERVVECVMLCHGAKIGFFQGDIRLLMDDLKVLQPTVFPVVPRLLNRMFDRIFGQANTTLKRWLLDFASKRKEAELRSGIIRNNSLWDRLIFHKVQSSLGGKVRLMVTGAAPVSATVLTFLRAALGCQFYEGYGQTECTAGCCLSMPGDWTAGHVGAPMPCNLIKLVDVEEMNYMAAEGEGEVCVKGPNVFQGYLKDPAKTAEALDKDGWLHTGDIGKWLPNGTLKIIDRKKHIFKLAQGEYIAPEKIENIYIRSEAIAQVFVHGESLQAFLIAIVVPDVETLRPWAQKRGFDGSFEELCRNKDVKKAILEDMVRLGKDSGLKPFEQVKGIALHPELFSIDNGLLTPTMKAKRPELRNYFRSQIDELYSTIKV, translated from the exons GGCAGTGGTGGTGCACGAAGATCCGCACTGCTTGACAGCGACGAGCCCTTGGTGTATTTCTATGAGGATGTCACAACGTTATACGAAGGTTTCCAGAGGGGAATACAGGTGTCAA aTAATGGCCCTTGTTTAGGCTCTCGGAAACCAGACCAACCCTATGAATGGCTTTCATACAAACAG GTTGCAGAAATGTCGGAGTGCCTAGGCTCAGCGCTGATCCAGAAGGGCTTCACAGCCACCCCAGATCAGTTCATTGGCATCTTTGCTCAAAATAGACCTGAG TGGGTGATTATTGAACAAGGATGCTTTGCTTATTCGATGGTGATCGTTCCACTTTATGATACCCTTGGAAACGAAGCCGTAACGTACATAGTCAACAAAG CTGAACTCTCTCTGGTTTTTGTTGACAAGCCAGAGAAGGCCAAACTCTTACTAGAGGGTGTAGAAAATAAGTTAACACCAAGCCTTAAAATCATAGTTCTCATGGATGCCTACGGCAGTGAACTGGTAGAACGAGGCCAGAAGTGTGGGGTGGAAATCATCAGCCTGAAGGCGATGGAG GACCTGGGAAGAGCCAACAGACGGAAGCCCAAG cCTCCAGCACCTGAAGATCTTGCAGTAGTTTGTTTCACAAGTGGAACTACAG GCAACCCCAAAGGAGCACTGATCACTCATCGAAACATAGTGAGCGATTGTTCAGCTTTTGTGAAAGCAACAGAG AATTCAGTCAATCCTTGCCCAGATGATACTTTGATATCTTTCTTGCCTCTCGCCCATATGTTTGAGAGAGTTGTAGAG TGTGTAATGCTGTGTCATGGAGCTAAAATCGGATTTTTCCAAGGAGATATCAGGCTGCTCATGGATGACCTCAAGGTGCTTCAACCCACTGTCTTCCCTGTGGTTCCAAGACTGCTGAACCGTATGTTTGACCGA ATTTTCGGACAAGCAAACACCACACTGAAGCGATGGCTCTTGGACTTTGCCTCCAAGAGGAAAGAAGCAGAGCTTCGCAGCGGCATCATCAGAAACAACAGCCTGTGGGACCGGCTGATCTTCCACAAAGTACAG TCGAGCCTGGGCGGAAAAGTCCGGCTGATGGTGACGGGAGCCGCACCGGTGTCTGCCACTGTGCTGACGTTCCTCAGAGCAGCCCTGGGCTGTCAG TTTTATGAAGGCTATGGACAGACCGAGTGCACTGCCGGGTGCTGCCTGAGCATGCCTGGAGACTGGACCGCAG GCCATGTTGGGGCCCCGATGCCGTGCAATTTGATAAAACTTGTTGATGTGGAAGAAATGAATTACATGGCTGCTGAGGGCGAGGGCGAG GTGTGTGTGAAGGGGCCAAATGTATTTCAGGGCTACCTGAAGGACCCAGCGAAAACAGCAGAAGCTTTGGACAAAGACGGCTGGTTACACACAGGGGACATTGGAAAATGGTTACCA AATGGCACCTTGAAGATTATCGACAGGAAAAAGCACATATTTAAGCTAGCACAAGGAGAATACATAGCACCTGAAAAGATTGAAAATATCTACATACGAAGTGAGGCTATTGCTCAGGTGTTTGTCCACGGAGAAAGCTTGCAG GCATTTCTCATTGCAATTGTGGTACCAGATGTCGAGACATTACGTCCCTGGGCCCAAAAGAGAGGATTTGATGGGTCCTTTGAGGAACTGTGCAGAAATAAG GATGTCAAAAAAGCTATCCTTGAAGACATGGTGAGACTTGGGAAGGATTCTGGTCTAAAACCATTTGAACAG GTCAAAGGCATTGCACTGCACCCTGAATTATTTTCTATCGACAATGGCCTTCTGACTCCAACAATGAAGGCGAAAAGGCCAGAGCTGCGGAACTATTTCAGGTCGCAGATAGATGAACTTTATTCCACTATCAAGGTTTAG